A single region of the Musa acuminata AAA Group cultivar baxijiao chromosome BXJ1-11, Cavendish_Baxijiao_AAA, whole genome shotgun sequence genome encodes:
- the LOC135597207 gene encoding ABC transporter B family member 4-like → MGEEERKKDEQKVAFHRLFAFADGRDVALMAVGTVSAVGNGISMPIMTLIFGQIIDAFGYADNSTVAHQVNKIVLKFVYLALGTGLAALLEVSCWMVTGERQAARIRALYLETILRQDVAFFDKEMTTGEAVERMSGDTLLIQDAIGEKVGKFVQLLSTFFGGFIIAFAKGWLLSLVMLSSLPPIAIAGAVMSWMIAKLSSRGQAAYSEAGNVVEQTIGSIRTVVSFTGEDRAVELYNKSINTAYRSSMQEGVASGLGMGAVFMVVFSSYGLSTWYGAKLIIDKGYSGGVVINVMFAIMVGGMSLGQTSPCVSAFAAGRAAAYRMFETIKRQPEIDANDTSGIVLEDVNGEIELKDVYFSYPTRPEQLVFNGLSLRVPSGTTMAIVGESGSGKSTVISLVERFYDPQAGEVLIDGVNLKKLRLRHIREKIGLVSQEPVLFTATIKENIAYGKEGATLEEIKRATELANAARFIDKLPNGLDTAVGEHGTQLSGGQKQRIAIARAILKDPKILLLDEATSALDTESERIVQEALSRIMSQRTTIVVAHRLSTVRNADTITVLHEGRVVEQGPHSTLVNDPNGAYCQLIRLQELRQEGDEEPSNDHGRLSSNNDAATKSMSKSFRRTSLSRSISRGSSLGRSSRLSFTTGFGLPGSIEIQDGESRADEGNQGQLEPRRDVPIKRLVYLNKPEAPVLLIGSVAAAVHGVLFPIFAILISSAIKTFYQPPHELRKNARFWALMYTVLGIVALLSVPIQFFFFGVAGGKLVERIRSLSFKKVVHQEISWFDEPSNSSGVIGARLSVDAATVRSLVGDNLALLVQNLSTVIAGFLIAIIANWELSLVIIVVIPLVGLQGYAQIKFLKGFSADAKAMYEQASQVASDAISSIRTVASFSAEKRMMDAYRKKCEAPMKHGIRQGLASGLGFGFSFMTLYFTYALCFYVGARFVKDGKATFTEVFRVFFALTMASLSVSQTSALGPDSTKAKDSVASIFAILDRKSSIDSSSDEGMILDNVKGTIELQHVSFKYPSRPDVQIFRDLCLTIHSGKTVALVGESGSGKSTAVALLERFYDPDSGSVLLDGVDIKKLKVRWLRQQMGLVSQEPVLFNDTIRANIAYGKEGEASEKEIVAAAEIANAHQFISGLPQGYNTTVGERGIQLSGGQKQRVAIARAILKDPRILLLDEATSALDAESEHAVQEALDRAVVGRSTLIVAHRLSTIKGADTIAVLKNGVIVEKGRHEALINRKDGVYASLVALYMSSN, encoded by the exons ATTGTTCTGAAGTTTGTCTATCTTGCACTTGGGACAGGATTAGCTGCCCTCCTGG AGGTCTCATGTTGGATGGTGACTGGAGAAAGGCAAGCGGCACGCATACGAGCACTGTACCTGGAAACCATACTCAGGCAAGATGTTGCCTTCTTTGACAAAGAGATGACAACTGGAGAAGCAGTAGAGAGGATGTCAGGAGACACTTTGCTCATTCAAGATGCCATTGGTGAAAAG GTTGGGAAGTTCGTACAACTGTTGTCCACCTTCTTCGGTGGCTTCATCATCGCATTCGCCAAGGGATGGCTTCTCTCCCTTGTCATGCTCTCCAGCTTGCCTCCCATCGCCATCGCCGGCGCAGTCATGTCATGGATGATCGCGAAGCTGTCGAGCCGCGGGCAGGCGGCATATTCCGAAGCCGGCAACGTCGTTGAGCAGACCATTGGATCCATCAGAACT GTCGTCTCCTTCACCGGCGAAGACCGAGCCGTCGAGCTCTACAACAAGTCCATAAACACTGCGTACAGGTCGTCGATGCAGGAAGGTGTCGCCTCTGGCCTCGGCATGGGTGCCGTCTTCATGGTTGTGTTCTCCAGCTATGGCCTGTCCACATGGTATGGTGCCAAGCTGATCATCGACAAAGGCTACAGTGGAGGAGTTGTGATCAATGTCATGTTCGCAATCATGGTCGGTGGAAT GTCTTTGGGACAGACATCGCCATGCGTCAGCGCGTTTGCAGCAGGGAGGGCCGCAGCTTACAGAATGTTCGAGACGATCAAAAGGCAGCCGGAGATCGACGCCAACGACACGAGTGGAATCGTCTTGGAAGACGTTAATGGTGAGATTGAGCTCAAAGATGTGTACTTCAGCTATCCGACGAGGCCGGAGCAACTGGTATTCAATGGGCTGTCGCTGCGCGTCCCCAGTGGAACCACCATGGCCATCGTCGGAGAAAGCGGCTCCGGGAAGTCCACGGTCATCAGTCTGGTTGAGAGATTCTACGATCCTCAGGCTGGTGAAGTTCTCATCGATGGCGTCAACCTGAAGAAGCTGAGACTCCGACACATTCGAGAAAAGATCGGACTGGTGAGCCAGGAGCCTGTTCTGTTCACGGCCACCATCAAGGAGAACATCGCCTACGGCAAAGAAGGCGCGACGCTGGAAGAGATCAAACGTGCCACCGAGCTCGCCAATGCCGCGAGATTCATCGACAAGCTGCCCAAC GGGCTCGATACGGCGGTGGGAGAGCACGGGACGCAGCTCTCAGGCGGGCAGAAGCAGCGGATCGCCATCGCCAGAGCGATCCTCAAGGATCCCAAGATCCTGCTGCTGGATGAAGCGACGAGCGCGTTGGATACGGAATCGGAACGGATCGTTCAGGAGGCGCTGAGCAGGATCATGTCGCAGAGAACCACAATAGTCGTCGCGCACCGCCTGAGCACCGTGAGGAACGCCGACACCATCACCGTCCTGCACGAGGGAAGAGTGGTAGAACAAG GTCCTCACTCGACTTTGGTGAACGATCCCAACGGCGCTTACTGTCAGCTCATCCGCCTTCAAGAACTCCGCCAGGAAGGAGACGAAGAGCCTTCGAATGACCATGGAAGACTCAGCTCCAATAACGATGCTGCTACAAAATCCATGAGCAAGTCCTTCAGGAGGACCTCGTTGAGCAGATCCATCAGCAGAGGCTCGTCACTCGGCAGGAGCAGCAGGCTATCCTTCACCACTGGATTCGGTCTGCCCGGCTCCATCGAGATCCAGGACGGGGAGTCCAGAGCAGATGAAGGTAATCAAGGCCAGCTCGAGCCTCGCCGGGACGTCCCCATTAAGCGGCTCGTTTACCTCAACAAACCGGAGGCGCCGGTTCTGCTCATTGGATCCGTAGCTGCGGCCGTGCACGGAGTGCTCTTCCCGATCTTCGCCATACTCATCTCCAGCGCCATCAAGACGTTCTACCAGCCGCCACACGAGCTCCGAAAGAACGCTAGATTCTGGGCGTTGATGTACACCGTCTTGGGTATCGTCGCGCTGCTCAGCGTGCCGATCCAATTCTTCTTCTTCGGCGTGGCCGGCGGGAAGTTGGTCGAGCGCATTCGCTCCTTGTCGTTCAAGAAGGTCGTCCACCAGGAGATCAGCTGGTTCGACGAGCCTTCCAATTCCAG TGGTGTAATCGGTGCAAGGCTATCAGTAGATGCTGCGACTGTTCGGAGTTTGGTGGGAGATAACCTGGCCTTGTTGGTGCAGAACCTCTCAACAGTCATCGCAGGATTCCTGATCGCCATCATCGCAAATTGGGAACTGTCTTTAGTGATTATAGTCGTCATTCCATTGGTCGGTCTTCAAGGATACGCTCAGATCAAGTTCCTCAAGGGGTTCAGTGCAGATGCCAAG GCGATGTATGAACAAGCAAGTCAAGTGGCAAGCGATGCGATCAGCAGCATCCGCACGGTGGCATCCTTTTCTGCTGAGAAGAGGATGATGGATGCTTACAGAAAGAAGTGCGAAGCTCCAATGAAGCATGGCATCAGGCAGGGGCTCGCCAGTGGCTTGGGCTTCGGCTTCTCATTCATGACTCTCTACTTCACCTACGCCCTGTGCTTCTACGTCGGAGCTCGTTTTGTGAAAGACGGCAAAGCGACCTTCACGGAAGTATTCAGG GTCTTCTTTGCCTTAACCATGGCAAGTCTCAGCGTTTCGCAAACAAGTGCATTGGGTCCAGACTCCACCAAAGCTAAGGATTCAGTGGCTTCCATCTTTGCGATCCTCGACAGGAAGTCCAGCATCGATTCGAGCAGTGATGAGGGCATGATCCTGGATAATGTAAAGGGTACCATTGAGCTCCAACATGTCAGCTTCAAGTATCCATCTCGGCCCGACGTGCAAATCTTCAGAGACTTGTGCTTGACCATTCATTCAGGAAAG ACTGTTGCACTTGTTGGAGAGAGTGGCAGTGGAAAGTCTACAGCGGTTGCTCTTCTGGAGAGGTTTTATGACCCTGATTCTGGTAGTGTGTTGTTGGATGGAGTGGACATTAAGAAGCTCAAGGTGAGATGGCTGAGGCAACAGATGGGCTTGGTAAGCCAAGAGCCTGTGCTATTCAATGACACGATTCGAGCCAACATAGCATACGGGAAGGAAGGAGAAGCGTCCGAGAAAGAGATTGTTGCAGCTGCGGAGATAGCCAACGCACACCAATTCATCTCAGGATTGCCGCAGGGATACAACACGACGGTGGGCGAGAGAGGCATCCAGCTCTCCGGCGGGCAGAAGCAGCGCGTCGCGATCGCTCGTGCCATCTTGAAGGATCCGAGGATACTGCTGCTGGATGAGGCCACCAGCGCTTTGGATGCTGAGTCTGAGCATGCGGTGCAGGAGGCGTTAGATCGAGCGGTTGTCGGTCGATCGACTTTGATCGTGGCACATCGCCTGTCAACGATAAAGGGAGCCGATACGATTGCAGTTCTGAAGAACGGGGTGATAGTTGAGAAGGGAAGACATGAAGCACTGATCAATCGCAAAGATGGGGTTTATGCTTCACTGGTAGCACTCTATATGAGTTCAAACTGA